A single Salmo salar chromosome ssa19, Ssal_v3.1, whole genome shotgun sequence DNA region contains:
- the LOC106578900 gene encoding pepsin A-like: MKWAIVLCAMVALSECIIQVPLIKGKSARERLEEQGLWDEYRVKFPFNPTRFDDQSLSVSSEQMTNDADLAYFGVISIGTPPQSFTVIFDTGSSNLWIPSIYCSSAACANHNKFNPGLSSTFKNAGKSLSIQYGTGSMTGFEGFDTVVVGGIPVKNQIFGLSQSEAPFMAHMKADGILGLAYPRLAASQATPVFDNMMTQHLVNQDMFSVYLTRNSEVGSMVTFGGIDPNHYNGQIAWIPLSSQMYWQITVDSVTVNGQIVACNGGCQAIVDTGTSNIVGPQADISSMARAVGAYSANGGNVVNCNNINNMPAMVFHIHGQAFTLPASTYVRQSTYYGCRTGLHSSNSDLWILGDIFIRQYYSIFSRAQNMVGLALAR, from the exons ATGAAGTGGGCTATCGTTCTGTGTGCCATGGTGGCTCTCTCCGAATGCATCATCCA GGTGCCGCTGATCAAGGGGAAGAGTGCCAGGGAGAGACTGGAGGAGCAGGGTCTGTGGGATGAGTACAGAGTGAAGTTCCCTTTCAACCCCACCAGGTTTGACGACCAGAGCCTCTCTGTCTCCAGCGAGCAGATGACCAACGACGCTGAT TTGGCTTACTTTGGAGTGATCTCCATTGGAACTCCACCTCAGTCCTTCACTGTCATCTTTGACACTGGCTCATCCAACCTGTGGATTCCCTCCATCTACTGCAGCAGCGCAGCTTGTG CCAACCACAACAAGTTCAACCCCGGTTTGTCCTCTACCTTCAAGAATGCTGGAAAGAGCCTGTCCATCCAATACGGCACTGGCAGTATGACTGGCTTCGAGGGCTTCGACACCGTTGTG GTGGGTGGGATCCCTGTGAAGAACCAGATCTTTGGGCTGAGTCAATCGGAGGCTCCCTTCATGGCTCATATGAAGGCTGATGGTATCCTGGGTCTGGCTTACCCCCGCCTGGCAGCCTCTCAGGCCACACCAGTCTTTGACAACATGATGACCCAGCATCTCGTCAACCAGGACATGTTCTCTGTTTACCTGACTCG TAACTCTGAGGTAGGTAGCATGGTGACCTTCGGAGGCATTGACCCCAACCACTACAACGGCCAGATCGCATGGATCCCCCTGTCCTCTCAGATGTACTGGCAGATCACCGTCGACAG TGTGACTGTGAACGGCCAGATTGTGGCCTGTAACGGCGGCTGCCAGGCAATCGTGGACACCGGCACTTCTAATATTGTGGGACCTCAGGCCGACATCTCCAGCATGGCCCGTGCTGTGGGAGCCTACTCCGCCAACGGAGGC aaTGTGGTGAACtgtaacaacatcaacaacatgccaGCGATGGTCTTCCACATCCACGGACAGGCCTTCACTCTCCCAGCCTCCACCTACGTCCgccag TCCACCTACTATGGCTGCCGCACCGGTCTCCATTCTAGTAACTCTGACCTGTGGATTCTGGGTGACATCTTCATCCGACAGTATTATTCCATCTTCAGCAGAGCCCAGAACATGGTGGGTCTGGCCCTGGCTAGATAA